Genomic DNA from Caloranaerobacter ferrireducens:
GCACCTAATCAAGTGCCAGTTAAAGAATTAAATGCTGGAGATGTTGGTTATGTTGCTGCAAGTATAAAAAATGTTAGAGATGCAAGAGTTGGAGATACGATAACAGATGCACAAAATCCAACTGAAAAGCCGCTGCCAGGCTATAAGAAAGTTACACCTATGGTATACTGTGGGGTATATCCAGCTGAGGGTGAAGACTATAATAACGTTAAAGATGCATTAGAAAAACTACAAGTAAATGATGCTGCATTAGTGTTTGAGCCTGAGACATCTGCAGCATTGGGTTTTGGATTTAGATGTGGATTTTTAGGATTATTGCATATGGAAATTATTCAGGAAAGATTAGAAAGAGAATTTAATTTAAATATTGTTACTACAGCTCCTAGTGTTATTTATAAGGTAATGAAAAAAGATGGAGAAATGCTGACTATTCAAAATCCAACAAACTTGCCACCAGTGGCTGAAATAGAGTATATGGAAGAGCCGATAGTTGAAGCTTCAATTATGACACCTACTGACTATGTTGGAGCTGTAATGGAATTATGTCAGTCAAGAAGAGGAATATTTAAGAATATGGAATATTTAGATCAATCAAGAGTAGTAATGCATTATGATTTACCATTAAATGAAGTAATTTACGACTTTTTTGATGCACTTAAATCAAAAACAAAAGGATATGCCTCTTTTGATTATGAGCTTAAGGGATATCAGAAATCAGATTTAGTTAAATTAGATATTTTAATCAACAAAGAGCTTGTTGATGCATTTTCTATAATAGTTCATAGAGATAAGGCTTATGAAAGAGCTAGAAGTATAGTTGAAAAGTTAAAGGACGTTATACCGAGACATTTATTTGCTGTTCCAATTCAGGCAGCGATTGGTTCAAAAGTAATTGCTAGAGAAACTATCAAAGCATTAAGAAAAGATGTTCTTGCAAAATGTTATGGTGGGGACGTATCAAGAAAGAAAAAACTATTGCAGAAACAAAAAGAAGGTAAAAAACGAATGAGACAATTAGGTAATGTTGAAGTACCTCAGGAAGCCTTTTTAGCAGTATTGAAGTTTGATGATAAATAAAATTATATATGAAAATAACATTCATGCGAAAGAATTTACTTTTATTTTCATATATTTTGAAAGATTTACTTTGTTAACAAATAGGCACACTTTAGTAGTGTGCCTTAAAATTTAATTAAAGGAGAATTAATTATGAATGAATTAGGATTATACATTCATATACCATTTTGTGTAAGCAAATGTTTTTATTGTGATTTTAATTCATATACAGATAAATCATATATTATTGAAGATTATATAAAATATTTAAAGAAAGAAATAGATTTGTATTCGGTTGAATTAAAAGATTATAAAGTTAAAACAATATTTATTGGAGGTGGAACCCCTTCTAGTATAGATAGCAAATATATCTGTGATATTGTAAATCATGTTTATAAAAAGTTTGATCTTTCTATGTTAATTGAATTTACAATAGAAGCAAATCCGAAAACGTTAAATAAATATAAATTAAATGATTATAAAAACTTGGGAATAAACAGAATAAGTTTAGGTTTGCAGTCTTTCAATGATAATTTATTAAAGAGTATAGGACGAATTCATACTGCTAGAGATTTTTTAGAAAGCTATGATTTAATAAGAAAGTTTGGTTTTGATAATGTTAATATAGATGTAATGTTTAATTTGCCAGGACAGACAATAAAAGATGTTGTTGATACATTGAAAAAAGTTATTGCACTAAAAACAGAACATATTTCATTTTATAGTTTAAAAATAGAAGAAGGGACATTGTTTTATAAACTATATAATGAATCTAGATTAAACTTACCTGATGAAGATATAGAAAGGGATATGTATTATAAGGGAATAGAATTATTAGAAGATAACAATTTTATACATTATGAAATATCTAATTTCGCCAAACCTGGTTATGAATGTAAGCACAACTTAATATATTGGAATGTAAAACCTTATCTTGGATTAGGATTATCTGCTCATTCTAATATAAGCAGTAAAAGATGGAGCAATTTTGGAGATTTTAAGCAGTATTTTAAGTGTTTAAGTGAAGATAGTTTGCCTGTTGAAGAAAGTGAAAAAATAGATATAGAAATGGAAATAGCAGAATTTATGATATTAGGATTAAGATTAATTAAAGGGATAAGAAAACAAGACTTTAAAAATAGATTCGGGTTAAACGTAGAAAATGTGTATGGCAGACAGTTAAAAAGTTTAGAAGATAAAGATTTAATAGAAAATAAAGAAGAATATATTAGGTTAACAAAAAGAGGAATCGATTTATCCAACTTAGTTTTTGTAGAATTACTCCCTTAGCTTGCTTATTAATTAGCAACTATCAACTACTGACTAATAACTATCGACTAATTAACACAAAGGTATTGACAAATTTTAAAATCAGTGATAATTTAAAAACATAAGATTAGCACTCGATAGGGTAGAGTGCTAATAAAAATGACAAGTTTTACAAATTACAAAATTTAGGCTTTCTATAACTAATTGAGGTGGTATGTATGATGTTAAATGATAGAAAGCTTAAAATCCTACAGGCAATAATTCACAGCTATATTACAAATGCTGAGCCAGTAGGGTCAAGAACTATTGCGAAAAAATATAATCTGGGAGTTAGTTCAGCAACTATACGAAATGAAATGTCAGATTTAGAGGAATTGGGCTATTTATTACAGCCTCATACTTCAGCGGGAAGAATACCATCTGATAAAGCATACAGACTATATGTGGACAATTTGATGCAGATAAAGAAAATTACAGAAGAAGAAAGAAAAAAAATAAAACTGGGCTTACTTAAAGAAATAAGAGAAATAGAACAAGTTATACAAAATGCAGCTAAGATTTTATCTAAACTTACAAATTATACATCTTTAGCAATTGCTCCTCAAATCAAAAGAAGTAAATTAAAGAGAATACAGCTAATACCTATAGATGAACATAAAGTATTAGTTGTTATGGTTACAGATACAGGAATAGTTAAAAATACAGTATTCAGAATTGAAAATGGCATAAAAGAGGAACAATTAGAAAAAATCACTAATTATCTAAATAGCAGATTAAAAGGATGTTCAATAGAAGATATAAGTAAGAATATTGAAACAGAGCTTGTAAAAGAGATGTATAGTTTAAAAAATACGATAAAAGATATTTTACCATTAATAAACCAATCAATAGATGGTATGTATGAGGTAGATTTGTTTGCAGATGGTGTAACTAACATATTTAATTTTCCAGAGTATAATGATATTGCGAAAGCAAAAAGCTTTATATCATTTATAGAAAATAAGGAATCTGTAGTTGATATGCTTTTAAAGAGTGGATTCCATGACATTGAGATTACTATTGGTAGTGAAAACTGTTATGAAGCAGTAAGTAACTGTAGTTTGATTACTGCAACATACAGCTTAAATGGCAAAACAATAGGAAAAATAGGTGTAATTGGACCTACAAGAATGGATTATTCAAAAGTGGTTTCTGTTGTCAAATCAATAGCTTTTGATTTAAATGAGATTTTGAAAAACTATTTTACATTATAAGGGTGTGAGATTTTATCTTGCACCCAATGTATTGAATAGAATATATATTTATGAATATTGAAAAGAGGTGAAATATATGGAAAAAGATCAGCATGAACAAGAAGTTACAAAAGAACAGGTACATAATGAAGAAAAAGATACGGAAAATGAAGAAAAAGATGCTAATGATGTTAGAGAAGAATCAAAAGAAGATAATATAGATGAAATAAAAGCAAAGCTAGAAGGTAAAATGAAAGAATTAGAAGAATTAAATAATAGATTTTTAAGATTGCAAGCAGACTTTTTAAATTATAAAAAAAGAGTAGAAAAAGAGAAAGAATCAATATATGCTTATGCATCTGAAGAGTTAATATGTCAAGTATTACCTGTGATAGACAATTTGGAAAGAGCATTAGATTCAGTTAATGATAGACAGAAAGAAGATAGTTTTTATAAAGGTGTAGAAATGGTTTACAAACAATTACTAGATATACTTAAAAAGAGTGGTTTAGAAGAGATAAAGGCGATAGGCGAGAAATTTGACCCTAATCTACATCATGGAGTTGCACAAGAAGAATCAAGTGAACATGAAGAAGATACAATAATAGAGGTATACCAAAAAGGATATAAATTAAAAGATAAAGTCATTAGACCAAGTATGGTAAAAATATCAAAATAACTTGAAAGGGAGGAGAAGACTATGGGTAAAATAATAGGTATCGATTTAGGTACAACAAACTCCTGTGTTGCTGTTATTGAAGGAGGAGAGCCTGTAGTTATACCAAATGCTGAAGGAAATAGAACTACACCTTCAATTGTAGCTTTTACAAAAAATGGAGAAAGACTAGTTGGTGAAACTGCAAAAAGACAAGCAATTACAAATCCAGATAGAACAATAATTTCAATAAAGAGACATATGGGTACAGATCATAAAGTAAATATTGATGGAAAAGAGTATACACCTCAAGATATTTCTGCTATGATTCTTCAAAAACTTAAAGCAGATGCTGAAAGTTATCTTGGAGAGCCAGTTACAGATGCAGTAATAACTGTTCCTGCATATTTTACAGACAGTCAAAGACAAGCAACAAAAGATGCAGGTAGAATAGCAGGTTTAAATGTAAGAAGAATTATAAACGAACCAACAGCTGCATCACTTGCGTATGGTTTAGATAAAGGTGATGAACAGCAAAAAATATTAGTATTTGACTTAGGTGGAGGTACATTTGACGTATCAATATTAGAAATTGGAGATGGAGTATTTGAAGTTATTGCAACAAGTGGTAACAACCATCTAGGTGGAGATGATTTTGACCAAGCAATTATAGATTATCTAGCAGAAGAATTCAAAAAAGAACACGGAATAGATTTAAGAAATGATAAAATGGCTCTACAAAGATTAAAAGAAGCAGCAGAAAAAGCTAAAAAAGAATTATCAAGTGTTATGACAACAAATATAAATCTTCCATTTATTACCGCTACACAAGATGGTCCTAAACATTTAAATATGGATTTAACAAGAGCTAAGTTTGAAGAATTAACAGCTCATCTTGTAGAAAAAACTATAGAACCTACTAAGAGAGCATTAGCTGATGCTAATTTATCACCATCAGATATAGATAAAGTTATTTTAGTAGGTGGTTCAACAAGAATACCAGCTGTTCAAAGAGCTATTAAGAATTTAATTGGTAAAGAACCTCATAAGGGAATAAATCCTGATGAATGTGTAGCTATTGGTGCAGCGATTCAGGCAGGAGTTTTAAGTGGAGAAGTTAAAGACTTATTATTACTTGATGTAACTCCACTATCACTAGGTATCG
This window encodes:
- the hemW gene encoding radical SAM family heme chaperone HemW, which translates into the protein MNELGLYIHIPFCVSKCFYCDFNSYTDKSYIIEDYIKYLKKEIDLYSVELKDYKVKTIFIGGGTPSSIDSKYICDIVNHVYKKFDLSMLIEFTIEANPKTLNKYKLNDYKNLGINRISLGLQSFNDNLLKSIGRIHTARDFLESYDLIRKFGFDNVNIDVMFNLPGQTIKDVVDTLKKVIALKTEHISFYSLKIEEGTLFYKLYNESRLNLPDEDIERDMYYKGIELLEDNNFIHYEISNFAKPGYECKHNLIYWNVKPYLGLGLSAHSNISSKRWSNFGDFKQYFKCLSEDSLPVEESEKIDIEMEIAEFMILGLRLIKGIRKQDFKNRFGLNVENVYGRQLKSLEDKDLIENKEEYIRLTKRGIDLSNLVFVELLP
- the lepA gene encoding translation elongation factor 4, producing the protein MPKDRQKRVRNFSIIAHIDHGKSTLADRLIEKTGLLTEREMKDQILDNMDLERERGITIKLQTTRLIYKAKDGEEYILNLIDTPGHVDFNYEVSRSLAACEGALLVVDAAQGVEAQTLANVYLALEQDLEIIPVINKIDLPSARPEEVKREIEEVIGLDCEDAPMISAKEGLNIEDVLESIVKKIPAPTGDINAPLKALIFDSYYDSYKGVITYIRVVEGSIKPGMKIKMMATGKTFEVNEVGIFAPNQVPVKELNAGDVGYVAASIKNVRDARVGDTITDAQNPTEKPLPGYKKVTPMVYCGVYPAEGEDYNNVKDALEKLQVNDAALVFEPETSAALGFGFRCGFLGLLHMEIIQERLEREFNLNIVTTAPSVIYKVMKKDGEMLTIQNPTNLPPVAEIEYMEEPIVEASIMTPTDYVGAVMELCQSRRGIFKNMEYLDQSRVVMHYDLPLNEVIYDFFDALKSKTKGYASFDYELKGYQKSDLVKLDILINKELVDAFSIIVHRDKAYERARSIVEKLKDVIPRHLFAVPIQAAIGSKVIARETIKALRKDVLAKCYGGDVSRKKKLLQKQKEGKKRMRQLGNVEVPQEAFLAVLKFDDK
- the grpE gene encoding nucleotide exchange factor GrpE gives rise to the protein MEKDQHEQEVTKEQVHNEEKDTENEEKDANDVREESKEDNIDEIKAKLEGKMKELEELNNRFLRLQADFLNYKKRVEKEKESIYAYASEELICQVLPVIDNLERALDSVNDRQKEDSFYKGVEMVYKQLLDILKKSGLEEIKAIGEKFDPNLHHGVAQEESSEHEEDTIIEVYQKGYKLKDKVIRPSMVKISK
- the dnaK gene encoding molecular chaperone DnaK; its protein translation is MGKIIGIDLGTTNSCVAVIEGGEPVVIPNAEGNRTTPSIVAFTKNGERLVGETAKRQAITNPDRTIISIKRHMGTDHKVNIDGKEYTPQDISAMILQKLKADAESYLGEPVTDAVITVPAYFTDSQRQATKDAGRIAGLNVRRIINEPTAASLAYGLDKGDEQQKILVFDLGGGTFDVSILEIGDGVFEVIATSGNNHLGGDDFDQAIIDYLAEEFKKEHGIDLRNDKMALQRLKEAAEKAKKELSSVMTTNINLPFITATQDGPKHLNMDLTRAKFEELTAHLVEKTIEPTKRALADANLSPSDIDKVILVGGSTRIPAVQRAIKNLIGKEPHKGINPDECVAIGAAIQAGVLSGEVKDLLLLDVTPLSLGIETLGGVFTKLIERNTTIPTKKSQIFSTAADNQTAVDIHVLQGERPMAKDNTTLGRFQLTGIPPAPRGVPQIEVTFDIDANGIVHVSAKDLGTGKEQKITITASTNLTEEEIQRKIKEAEKYAEEDKKKKEAVEVRNNADSMVYQTEKILNELGDKVSEDEKSKVKAKLDELKKALEGDNIEEIKKKTEELTNEFHALSQKMYQQASQQYGAQAGQQENNQQNGKKDENVVDADYEVVDDDK
- the hrcA gene encoding heat-inducible transcriptional repressor HrcA, with amino-acid sequence MLNDRKLKILQAIIHSYITNAEPVGSRTIAKKYNLGVSSATIRNEMSDLEELGYLLQPHTSAGRIPSDKAYRLYVDNLMQIKKITEEERKKIKLGLLKEIREIEQVIQNAAKILSKLTNYTSLAIAPQIKRSKLKRIQLIPIDEHKVLVVMVTDTGIVKNTVFRIENGIKEEQLEKITNYLNSRLKGCSIEDISKNIETELVKEMYSLKNTIKDILPLINQSIDGMYEVDLFADGVTNIFNFPEYNDIAKAKSFISFIENKESVVDMLLKSGFHDIEITIGSENCYEAVSNCSLITATYSLNGKTIGKIGVIGPTRMDYSKVVSVVKSIAFDLNEILKNYFTL